From Candidatus Poribacteria bacterium:
TGTGGTGGTCATCCCCACGAATAAGCCGATGATCAGGATAGATCACCCTGACGTGGTATACAAAACCGAGGAGGCGAAGTTCAGGGCCGTGGTCAGGGAGATCAAGGAGCTTTATAAACAGGGCAGGCCGGTTCTGGTGGGGACGATCTCGATAGAGAAATCGGAGCGGCTCAGCAGGATGCTTAAAAAAGAGAGGATACCGCATCAGGTTCTCAACGCCAAGAACCATGCCGCTGAGGCGGAGATCATCAAAAAGGCCGGTCAACCATATTCCGTGACGATCGCCACCAACATGGCTGGCCGAGGCGTGGATATCGTCCTGGGAGAGGGCGTGGTGGAGATGGGAGGACTTCACATCATTGGCACCGAAAGACACGACTCCAGGCGGATAGACAACCAGCTCCGCGGCCGTGCCGGAAGACAGGGCGATCCCGGCTCCTCCAGATTCTACGTCTCCCTGGAGGACGACCTGATGCAGAAGTTCGGCTCGGAGAGGCTTAAATCCATCATGGGCAAGGTTGGAATGGACGATGAGTCTCCCATAGAGCATCCATGGATCACCAAGGCGATAGAGAAAGCGCAGAAACGGGTTGAGGAGAAACACTTCGAGGCGAGGAAATACCTGCTGAAGTTCGACGACGTGATAAACGCCCAGAGACAGATAATCTACGAACAGCGCGATATGATCCTCAGGGGCGAAAACCTCAAGGAGGAGATCCTCGCCATGCTGGAGGAGGTCGTCGAGGACAAGCTGGACGAGTTCACCCCGAAGGACATGAACCCGGATGAATGGGACGTCGATGGATTGGCCGATTGGGTTAAATCCACATATGGGCTGGATATCCTCTCCTGGGAGATAAACCCGCGAAATCTCTCATATGACGAGCTTTATGAGAGGCTCATATCGAAGCTGAAGGCGGCTTATGAAAGGCGTGAAAAGGAGCTGGGCGAGGAGGAGATGAGGAGGCTCGAACGGCTGGTTATGCTGGACAGGCTCGATTATCATTGGATGGAAGCCCTGCACAACATAGATTACCTCGAAGAGGGGATCGGACTGAGGGGATACGCCGGAAGAGACCCGTTGATCGAGTTCAAGAGGGAGGCGTTCGAGATCTTCTCCAACATGATCTGGAGGCTGAAGGAGGAGGTCACCGAGTATATGTTCAAGGCCGTGCTCACGACGGCTGAGCCCGCTCCTAGAAGGAGAGCTACCCCCACCGCCGCCGGCGGAGGCAGATCGCTCAGAAGCGCTCCGACGGCCAGGGCATCCGGCCGAGCAACTTCGAAAGGAACGGCAACCTCAAGGAAAGGAAAGAAAGGGAAGAAGAAAAAGAAGATCGGTCGGAACGATCCCTGTCCCTGCGGCAGCGGCAAAAAATATAAAAAGTGCTGCGGCAGATGAAACCCTGTCGGAGCTATATCTGGGGGAAATGCGGTGTAGGATTATCCCTTGCTTGAGTATCCTCCTCTGACAACTCAGCTTCAGAGGTAATAGCATTCATTTATGGTTGAATCACCACGCCTGAACTCCAGGATGGTTCCGCGTTTATCCCTAGGCTCACTGTTATCCTCTCAAGGCGGCCTCCTGATACCTCCACGCTGCCCACAAGTATCATCCCATCTCCCCCTTCTCACCACGAATATCGTTTCCCATGATTCGGGTTCCGCGGGTGTTCGTACCTTGGATGGTGATCGTGGGATGATCCTGACTGCCGCGAAGCAGGCTCCCTTTTCCCAGGATCGGAGAGCCTATAATCGTTCCCACAGATTCCACGCTGATATTGTTATAGCTCGCTCCATCGGAGATGATAGCCCCTGTATCGGCTTTAGCTCGAAGTCTAACGCTGTTATACTTCGTCTCATTCCCCGTGATCTGCAGTCCAATGTCACAATTCACGATGTTATCGAGATGTTTTTTCACTGTATCATCGATTTCACCATCGCCATCCCAATCGATATCCTCAAAGATAATATAGGGGATATCGATATCGTTGCTCTGTGCGCCGTTTGATAGCTCTATGCCGATGTGACAGTTTTGAATTCGCACAAGGGTTTTCCAAGGATAGGCTATTTTATTTCCTCGTGCTCCGTTGGTGATCAGAATCCCCCTATCGAGCTTCTCATCGCCTCCAACGCTCACGATCACATTGTTGTAGCATCCACTGATGAAAATGCCTTTAGCAACCTGAAATAGATGAATGCGCTCCGTCTTTGAAGCGAACTCACTGGCCACGACGTTTCTATTTCCTGCGATCCTCAGCTTCCCGTTGATCATCACCATGGATATGGGCTATACTATCGTAGCGGGAACTCGAATGTCTTGATCCCTTTGGGCGATTTTGTTATGATCTTAACGTGAGGGGTCCGCAGAAGATGGATGATGGAGGACAAGCACAATGCACAAGATGAACGGTTTAACCGCCGGTACATATATCATCCAACCGCTGACCGAGGAGCTTCTGGGGGAGATCGTCCGCCGGATAGTCGAGGGAGCACATCCTGAGAGGATAATCCTCTTCGGCTCACACGCCTACGGCACGCCCAGGAGGGACAGCGATGTCGACCTGATCGTGGTGAAGAGGGATGTGGTTTCAAAGAGGAGGGAGTCGGTTCGGATAAGAAAGTTGCTGCGAGGAATTTTGCTTCCCTTCGACATCATAGTCATCAGACCGGAGGAGTTCGAGTTTTACGCCGATAACTGGATAAACTCGGTGTTTGCCGAGGCTAAGAGGAAAGGAACGGTATTGTATGAAGAAGGCGGTTCTGTTATGATTAAAAGGGCTGGGATGACCCGGTCATCACAAAAAGCAACGACGAAGGGGATGAGAGGATGAGAACAACTCGAAGGTCACTTGAAGAGAGGCTTGGGGAAATCGCAGGAGCCTTGCCTTTGAAAAAGCTCAGACAACTCGTAGATTTCGCTCAATACCTGAGCTCCCGTGAGGAATGGGAGGCCACGCTGGAGCTCCTGAGCGATCCGGGAATGGCCAGGGACATCGAGGAGGGGAAAACTCAGGCCTCAAAGGGTGAGGGTAGAAAGAGGTGAGGATGCGATGGACATCGGGGAATCCAAAGGTAAGGAGATCTTCCAACCGCTGACCGAGGAGCTTTTGGGGGAGATCGTCCGCCGGATAGTGGAGGGAGCACATCCGGAGAGGATAATCCTCTTCGGCTCACACGCCTACGGCACGCCCACGAGGGACAGCGATGTAGATCTGATCGTGGTGAAGAGGGATGTGGTTTCAAAGAGGAAGGAGTCGGTTCGGATAAGGAAGTTGCTGCGAGGAATTTTGCTTCCCTTCGACATCATAGTCGTCAGACCGGAGGAGTTCGAGTTTTACAAGGATGAGCCCGGCTCCGTTTTCAAGGAGGCGTTTCGGAAAGGAGTTGTGATCTACGATGCTGAGACAATGGCAGATCTTCCTTCAAAAGGCAGACTCTGATTTTAAGGCTGCTAAGGTTCTAGCAAGGTCAGAGGAAATTCCTGTGGAGCAAGCCCTTTTCCACCTCCAACAGGCGGTGGAAAAACTGTTGAAGTCGCTGTTATCATTTGCAGGGATTGATCCGCCGAGAACCCATGATATAGAAGCGTTAGTAGGATTATGTGGGCAGGAGGGTATAGAGTTGCCTGAGTATGTGGGGGAGTTTTTAAAGCTTACACCCTATGCAGTGGAGTTCAGATATACCTTTACGGACGAGGAACCTCCCGATACGGAACATCTGCTGAGGTTAACGGAGAGGTTTCTCCGGTTCGTAAGAACTCAAACGGGGATGAAGGAGGGATAAACTCTGGTTTAACCATAGTATTCAAACGAGGAGGCGAAAATCATGTTAAGACGTTTTTACGCTATACCGCTTCTGATCTTAGGGCTTTTTCCTGTGAACCTATGTATGGCGGAGGAAGAGACATTTCCCGCAAAGCTCATAACGAACTTTCCACACGCTCATAACGTCTACAGCGTAGCTATAAGTCCGTCCAAGACTATACTCACGTGCGGGATGGAGAACGGTGAGATAGAGCTATGGAACCTTAGGAACTTCAAACCGGTAACCACATTTAAAGCATATGACGGTAGCCCTGTTGATATACTGGAGTTCTTACCGGATGGCAAGCTGGTGTCCGTATCCTCTAAAAATGGGAAGATAATCATTTGGGATCTTACCACTTATAAGGCTATTAGATCATTCGAGCATGAAAGAGCTGTCTATGATATAGATTTCTCATCGGACTACAAGCTGATGGTATCATCTGGAGAAAGTCCCGTTAAGATATGGGATATCTCCTCAGGTAGTCTCATAGCCTCTTTCCCAGGAGAGGCCCCCGCTAGAATCAGTCCTGGTAATTCTCTACTTGCTGTTAGAAGCGGTGATAATATTCGGCTTTACGACATGGAGACTAAGCTAGCATATAAGTTGATAAAGCGGGTAAAACTTCCTACTGGTGGAGAAGCGATTTCTCCTATTTTTGATTTCAGTCCTAATAGCGGAATGATAATAGCGATTTATCGAGACAGTAGTAAATATCGATACAGTAGTTACAGATGGGTGATGTTCTTCAACACCCTAGGAGATCTGGCGAATAAAAATTCTTTAGCAGGAAATTATGGAGCCAATACCGATAGAAAGCACAACTTCATGATCAGTCCCAACCATAAGATAGCAGCAATCATCGGGAATGAT
This genomic window contains:
- a CDS encoding HEPN domain-containing protein, coding for MLRQWQIFLQKADSDFKAAKVLARSEEIPVEQALFHLQQAVEKLLKSLLSFAGIDPPRTHDIEALVGLCGQEGIELPEYVGEFLKLTPYAVEFRYTFTDEEPPDTEHLLRLTERFLRFVRTQTGMKEG
- the secA gene encoding preprotein translocase subunit SecA — translated: MIGRLLDKIIGSKNDRVLKKLWPIVEKVNSFEPQVKKLTNDELRKKTDEFRERLKRGETLDDLLPEAFAVVREAAVRTLGQRHYDVQVLGAIVLHTGNIAEMKTGEGKTLAATMPAYLNALTGKGVHIATVNDYLARRDAEWMGPIYELLGLTVGVTYPMPHLPPEEVYRRKREAYNADITYGVHSEFGFDYLRDNMALSLDQKVQRGHYYAIVDEVDSILIDEARTPLIISGSRAESTDVYKLANAVVLQLREGVDYKVDHKESKRGTVYLTEEGVAKVERILKIDNLFDYKNMDLFHYINQALIAHALYKKDVDYVVTNGQVIIVDEYTGRLQYGRRFSDGLHQALEAKEHVKIIEETQTLARISYQNYFRMYEKLAGMTGTAATEEKEFIEIYGMHVVVIPTNKPMIRIDHPDVVYKTEEAKFRAVVREIKELYKQGRPVLVGTISIEKSERLSRMLKKERIPHQVLNAKNHAAEAEIIKKAGQPYSVTIATNMAGRGVDIVLGEGVVEMGGLHIIGTERHDSRRIDNQLRGRAGRQGDPGSSRFYVSLEDDLMQKFGSERLKSIMGKVGMDDESPIEHPWITKAIEKAQKRVEEKHFEARKYLLKFDDVINAQRQIIYEQRDMILRGENLKEEILAMLEEVVEDKLDEFTPKDMNPDEWDVDGLADWVKSTYGLDILSWEINPRNLSYDELYERLISKLKAAYERREKELGEEEMRRLERLVMLDRLDYHWMEALHNIDYLEEGIGLRGYAGRDPLIEFKREAFEIFSNMIWRLKEEVTEYMFKAVLTTAEPAPRRRATPTAAGGGRSLRSAPTARASGRATSKGTATSRKGKKGKKKKKIGRNDPCPCGSGKKYKKCCGR
- a CDS encoding nucleotidyltransferase domain-containing protein; its protein translation is MDIGESKGKEIFQPLTEELLGEIVRRIVEGAHPERIILFGSHAYGTPTRDSDVDLIVVKRDVVSKRKESVRIRKLLRGILLPFDIIVVRPEEFEFYKDEPGSVFKEAFRKGVVIYDAETMADLPSKGRL
- a CDS encoding nucleotidyltransferase domain-containing protein, whose product is MHKMNGLTAGTYIIQPLTEELLGEIVRRIVEGAHPERIILFGSHAYGTPRRDSDVDLIVVKRDVVSKRRESVRIRKLLRGILLPFDIIVIRPEEFEFYADNWINSVFAEAKRKGTVLYEEGGSVMIKRAGMTRSSQKATTKGMRG